One region of Rana temporaria chromosome 11, aRanTem1.1, whole genome shotgun sequence genomic DNA includes:
- the MARVELD3 gene encoding MARVEL domain-containing protein 3: FDTDLNCCPPFLLFPACCQLVEVLLNMLILICCAVSYNSTGGYTGISSLGGIYYYQFGGAYNGFSGADGEKAQALDVEFYNLKLPSVTASMAFGGALMTFCCFLVLLGVLRVPWRWPVWLLVECVLNVAIAIGYIPALYFYFQRLQEAYNSQVCKDRETLYSSKGYKGFTCGFHAADIGAALFACMAIIVFAMSAVLAIKGFRTVRRMKNNKPVNMLEF, from the coding sequence TTTGACACGGATCTAAACTGCTGTCCTCCCTTCTTACTCTTTCCAGCATGCTGTCAGCTTGTGGAGGTTCTCCTGAACATGCTCATCCTGATCTGCTGCGCCGTATCCTACAACTCCACGGGGGGGTACACCGGCATAAGTAGCCTGGGAGGAATCTACTATTACCAGTTCGGGGGGGCGTATAACGGTTTTAGCGGTGCCGACGGAGAGAAGGCCCAGGCGCTGGACGTCGAGTTTTACAACTTGAAGCTGCCTTCTGTCACGGCTTCCATGGCCTTTGGGGGGGCCCTCATGACCTTCTGCTGCTTTCTTGTCCTGCTTGGGGTGCTGCGGGTCCCTTGGCGGTGGCCGGTGTGGCTCTTGGTAGAGTGCGTCTTGAATGTCGCCATCGCTATAGGCTACATCCCCGCTCTTTACTTCTACTTCCAACGGCTACAGGAAGCTTATAATTCCCAAGTGTGCAAAGACCGGGAGACCCTCTATAGCAGTAAAGGGTACAAGGGCTTCACCTGCGGCTTCCATGCGGCTGACATTGGCGCGGCTCTCTTCGCTTGCATGGCCATCATCGTCTTCGCCATGAGCGCCGTCCTCGCCATTAAGGGCTTCCGGACTGTCCGCCGGATGAAAAATAACAAGCCGGTCAACATGCTTGAGTTTTAG
- the LOC120917104 gene encoding uncharacterized protein LOC120917104 yields the protein MMQQDRSYLFRTDSSAEEPHNGLPAWGKRRQNCPGPDSASKGDGDDSDQTIIELEGSQETNLARVPSDPTCSRRASDQIIAAEKGRATFLDIFGFDGSESSEVNRVEHLSPPNPLQSQEDAGHDACSELDRGAKNKRNSRGGTKVTPPKRHAHEQRNTTSCVSGERSETRGGHLPQGLTSWRFQPQVHLNPLPPDLVRKYIHRPPDCAESDSPPSSAFSGLTQSSSSSYSGLVDSSVTPDDYSNDPDYYPGGHV from the coding sequence ATGATGCAGCAGGACCGGAGTTATCTCTTCCGCACCGATTCGTCGGCCGAGGAACCCCACAATGGCTTGCCAGCCTGGGGTAAGAGGCGTCAGAATTGTCCGGGACCGGATTCCGCCAGCAAGGGGGACGGCGACGACTCTGACCAAACCATAATTGAGCTGGAGGGTTCCCAGGAAACCAACCTCGCCCGAGTGCCATCAGACCCCACTTGCAGCAGAAGAGCTTCGGATCAAATCATAGCCGCGGAGAAAGGGCGCGCCACATTTTTGGATATTTTCGGCTTTGACGGCAGCGAAAGTTCTGAAGTGAATCGCGTTGAGCATCTTTCTCCTCCGAACCCCCTACAGTCCCAGGAGGACGCGGGTCACGATGCGTGTTCAGAATTAGACCGCGGGGCAAAGAACAAGAGGAACAGCAGGGGAGGAACCAAAGTGACCCCGCCTAAAAGACACGCCCATGAGCAGCGGAACACTACGTCTTGTGTCTCTGGGGAACGGAGTGAAACGCGTGGTGGGCACTTGCCTCAAGGATTGACGTCTTGGAGGTTTCAACCGCAAGTCCACCTGAACCCGCTGCCTCCGGATCTGGTGAGGAAGTATATTCACCGGCCCCCCGACTGCGCAGAAAGTGATTCTCCTCCCTCGTCTGCGTTTTCTGGGCTGACGCAGAGCTCCTCCTCCTCGTATAGCGGGCTGGTGGACTCTTCCGTTACTCCCGACGATTACAGCAACGATCCGGACTATTATCCAGGCGGCCATGTTTGA